One genomic window of Coregonus clupeaformis isolate EN_2021a chromosome 12, ASM2061545v1, whole genome shotgun sequence includes the following:
- the LOC121577960 gene encoding protein APCDD1-like yields MSGGHFNHLLRVLWLWQAVLVSGSELWEVPTAPLGFSSNHTTSLEWEPQCQYRHLQDGVRITADIPPKLEGNWVSTRCEVRPGPEFLTRSYTFYPSRLFKALQHYYTDSGCEEPTYSLVVRGKLRLRQASWITRGATETEHHLHKVGIVIHSQGAMHRPATRLPHVCVGLTLGGMVPGRLYELYNAQAGRDCLGALGFSMMELGLVRVETQHQPHGGLVQELFLGDVHTDWTKRTYYRPAGYQQPLQNAMHHIHPCPACALVFRASEQRPPVFPRVPASAPPSLDGRWVSQRCEARPAVLFLTRDFTFRPDEHSWEGFYRHYSDPSCSQPTFTLQASGHYAQGDPSAKVAGGTEFVFKVTWVSVTILEGATARVLNETRRGSCGKAGGWEVGVEQDVTPTDGCTILGIKLPHKEYELFKTEMDHRRRPLLFIGERPTDGSSPDRPQKRPTSYQAPMVHCGEEDAPTSYHHTNQLKLAASGAKNLPWQPSFVLVLVSLVWV; encoded by the exons ATGTCAGGAGGACATTTCAATCACCTGTTGAGGGTACTGTGGCTGTGGCAAG CTGTGCTTGTGTCAGGGAGCGAGCTCTGGGAGGTACCCACAGCCCCCTTAGGATTTTCATCCAACCATACAACCAGCCTGGAATGGGAGCCACAGTGTCAGTATCGCCACCTGCAGGACGGCGTCAGAATCACAGCCGACATTCCCCCAAAACTGGAGGGCAACTGGGTGTCAACCAG ATGTGAAGTTCGGCCTGGCCCTGAGTTCCTGACCCGTTCCTACACCTTCTACCCGAGCCGCCTGTTCAAGGCCCTGCAGCACTATTACACTGACAGCGGGTGCGAGGAGCCCACCTACTCTCTGGTGGTCCGGGGCAAGCTCCGTCTGCGCCAGGCGTCCTGGATCACCCGGGGTGCCACCGAGACGGAGCACCACCTCCACAAAGTGGGCATCGTCATCCACAGCCAAGGCGCCATGCACCGGCCGGCCACCCGTCTACCCCATGTGTGTGTGGGCCTCACCCTGGGCGGCATGGTGCCCGGGCGCCTCTACGAGCTGTACAACGCCCAGGCAGGGAGGGACTGTCTGGGTGCCCTGGGGTTCTCAATGATGGAACTGGGCTTGGTGAGAGTGGAGACCCAGCATCAGCCCCATGGAGGTCTGGTTCAGGAGCTCTTCCTGGGGGACGTGCACACGGATTGGACAAAGAGGACGTACTATCGACCAGCGGGTTACCAGCAAccactgcagaatgctatg CACCACATCCACCCCTGCCCGGCGTGCGCCCTGGTGTTCCGGGCTTCGGAACAACGCCCCCCAGTGTTTCCCCGTGTCCCTGCATCGGCCCCTCCATCTCTGGACGGCCGCTGGGTGAGCCAACGCTGCGAAGCCCGGCCCGCCGTCCTCTTCCTCACCCGAGACTTCACCTTCCGCCCAGATGAGCACTCCTGGGAAGGCTTCTACCGCCACTACTCGGACCCCTCCTGCAGCCAGCCCACCTTCACCCTGCAGGCCTCGGGCCACTACGCTCAGGGAGACCCCTCGGCCAAGGTGGCGGGAGGCACCGAGTTCGTCTTCAAGGTGACCTGGGTCAGTGTCACCATCCTGGAGGGGGCCACGGCCAGGGTGCTCAACGAGACCCGGCGGGGAAGCTGCGGGAAGGCGGGGGGCTGGGAGGTGGGGGTGGAGCAAGACGTGACCCCCACGGATGGGTGTACCATCCTGGGGATCAAGCTGCCGCACAAGGAGTACGAGCTGTTCAAGACGGAGATGGACCATCGACGGCGCCCTCTGCTGTTCATCGGTGAGAGGCCGACGGATGGCTCCAGCCCTGACCGGCCCCAGAAGAGGCCCACATCTTACCAGGCCCCCATGGTGCATTGTGGCGAGGAGGACGCCCCCACGTCGTATCACCACACCAACCAGC